The window GGCCGGCGCCTCGTCGCGGGCGCGGCCCAGCAGGCCGAGGGCCTGGTAGAGCCGATCCCCCCCGGTCCGGTGGTAGGCCAGCCGGCCGTAGCGGTGGAGCCGTTCGGCGCGCGGCAGCGCGGCCAGGGGCCGGGGACCGCGATCCGGCAGCGCCGCGAGTTCCCGGATCAGGCCCAGGAGGCCCGAGAAATGCGCGGTGTACGAACTGGCGCGGGCCCGCGCCGCGCCCGCAAGCGTCATCCCGGCCAGCGCCTCGGGTGCCGAGAGGTACGCGGCGACGACATCCGGCAGATCGTCCGGGCCGAAAGGCGCAAAGTGCACGCCGGGCGTGAAGAGGGTGCGCGCCTCGACGTTGGTGTCCTCCAGCAGCAGCATGGCGCCGCAGGCCGGCGCCTCGTAGCAGCGCAGGTTCAGTTCGCCGCGGATGCTGCGATTGAAGACCAGCGCCGAGGCCTGCAGCACCGCGGCGTACTCGGCGCCGAAGTAGCCCGCGCCCACCAGGACCCGGTGGCGCCCCGCCAGGCTTGCCACCTTGTGGAGGTAGCGCGACCGCTCGCGCTGCACCCGATGGTTGAGGTTGCCCAGGAACGCCAGGTCATGCGCCTTCTCGCCCGAACCGGGCACGTGCAGCGCCGGATCGTACGAGTACATGGGCCAGTATTGCGCCCGCCGCACGTCCTGCGCCCGCAGCAACTGCATGCCGCTGGAATCGCCCACAACCAGGTCGAAGGCTCCCAGGCACGGCACGAGGTTGCGGAAGTTGACGTTCCAGTCGCTGATGGCGGCAAGGGTCGGCCACGGGCACTCTTCCACGCCCGGCGGGATCCCGAAGTACTCCGGGCACACGAGCATGACCGACGTGGGTTCCCAGGAGCCGAAACTCCGGCGCACGGCAGCCGTGACGTCCTCGCGCGTGGGATCGAAGTGCGCGTCGCAATCCGCCGAGCAGGCCTGCGCCCCGTGTAGGCAGCGCACCCGGGCCGGGTCGTAGTAGTCGCCGCACAGGAGCCGCATCCAGGAAGCGTCCGACAGGAAGAGCAACCGGTCGCCTCCCTCGGCCAGGGGCGGCTCGCGGCGCTCCGGCAGCAACATCTCGCGCGCCGACCGCACCCGCAGGTGGGCGCCGGCCGGGGCGCCCTGCACCACGAAGCCGAAATGCAGGCGCCGGTCCCCGTCGGGCGGATCGGGGAAGACGAAGCGGTGGACCACCGGCAAGGCGTCCAGGGCCTCCCAGTGGCCCGGCGCATCGGGGAGCGTGGCGGCCAGATAGCGCGTATGCGGGAGCCAGGAGCCGGCGACGGTGGCCAGGTCGTCGGCGGCGAGTTCCCCGGCGATCAGGACCAGATCGATCGAGCCCGCCGGGTCGGCCGGCAGGGGCGCCATCGCGCCCCGAGGGTAGCGCTCCGCGAGCAGCGCCAGACCGGCGGCGTCGCCGGCGTAGCCGACCTGCCGGCCGTTGAGGTCGTACCCCAGCCGATCGGCGATCTGGGAGGTGGCCCAGGCGATCGGGCTGGCCGCGGGATGCAACATCGGTGAGCGGTTTCCATCGTACACTGGTCGGTCGATGCGGTGGGTGTTGCTCGACCGCGCGGCGTACGGCCCGCGCCCGGGAGATGCCGCGCGTCTCGACCCGGCCGCGTGGCTGGCCGACCAGCTTTCCCCCGGCGCGGAGGGCCCCGATCTCGCGGCGCGCCTCGCGCCCCTGGTCACCCTCACCATGTCGCCGGGCCGGCTTCTCGCCGCGTACCCGCCGCGCGGCGAAGCGCAACGCATGTCCGGCGCGGTGGAACGGCCGAAGCCGGAGCAGATAGTGCGCGAACTCGCGCAGGCCAAGCTCTTGCGCGCCGTCCATGGCGAGTGGCAACTCCGCGAGGTCATGGTCGATTTCTGGTTCAACCATTTCAACGTCGCGGCCCAGAAGGGGCCCCTGAAGTGGCTCGTGACCGGCTACGAGCGCGACGTCATCCGCCCGCGCACCCTCGGCCGGTTTCGCGATCTCCTGGGCGCCGTCGCGCACAGCCCGGCGATGCTGGTGTACCTCGACAACTTCCAGAGCGTGGCCGAGGGCCGGAAGCGCGGGCTCAACGAGAATTACGCCCGCGAGTTGCTGGAACTGCACACCCTTGGCGTCGGCGGCGGGTACACGCAGCAGGACGTGCGGGAGACGGCACGCCTGCTGACGGGGTGGGGAGTCGCCCGCCTGCGCGAGGAGCCCGAATTCGCCTTCCTCGCCAGGCAGCACGACACCGGCGCCAAGACCGTGCTGGGCGAGCGCTTCCCGGCCGGCGGCGGCCAGGCCGAAGGCGAGCGCCTGCTGGATCTGCTCGCCGCTCATCCCGCGACGGCCAGGCACGTGGCGGAAAAGCTGGTCCGGCGCTTCGTGTCGGACGATCCCCCGGCGGGCCTGGTGGCCAGGGCCGCGGCGCGCTTCGGCGCGACCGGCGGGGACATCCGCGAAACGCTGCGGCTGATCCTCGAGAGCCCCGAGTTCGCGGCGTCCGCGGGGCAGAAGACGAAGACGCCCTGGGAATTCGTGGTGTCCGCCCTGCGCGCCACCGGGGCGCGCACCGACGCCGGCCTGCCGATCCTCGACGCCCTGCGGCGCATGGGTCAGCCTCCGTACCTGTGCCAGCCGCCGACCGGCTACCCGGACAGGCCCGAACTCTGGACCACTCCCGGCGGCCTGCTGGCGCGGCTCTCGTTCGCCCACGCCCTGGCGGCCGGTCGTCTGCCCGGGACCACGGTCGATCTCGCATCCGCGGGACTGCCCGCCGGCGACGATACCCTGGCCGTCGTCGCGGCGTTCGACGAAGCCTGGCTCGGCGGGCGTCTTGGCGGCGCCACGCGCGCGGTGCTCGAAGGAGCGGTCCGGGAGCGCGGCGGCGGCGATGCGGCGCTGATCGCGGGCCTCGTGCTTGGTTCGCCGGAGTTCCAGGTGCGCTAGGGAGGAGCCGGATTTGCTGTCTCGTCGCACGTTCCTGGGCGCCACGCTGGCCTGGGCGGCCATGCCCTGGCCCGGCCGGTCGTGGGCCTGGGCGGCGCCCGGCGCCGGGCCGGAAGCGCCGGTCCTGGTGGTCGTCTTCCTGCGCGGCGCGGCCGACGGCCTGTCGATCGTGGCGCCCTACCAGGAGGCGCG of the Candidatus Tanganyikabacteria bacterium genome contains:
- a CDS encoding glycosyltransferase family 1 protein is translated as MLHPAASPIAWATSQIADRLGYDLNGRQVGYAGDAAGLALLAERYPRGAMAPLPADPAGSIDLVLIAGELAADDLATVAGSWLPHTRYLAATLPDAPGHWEALDALPVVHRFVFPDPPDGDRRLHFGFVVQGAPAGAHLRVRSAREMLLPERREPPLAEGGDRLLFLSDASWMRLLCGDYYDPARVRCLHGAQACSADCDAHFDPTREDVTAAVRRSFGSWEPTSVMLVCPEYFGIPPGVEECPWPTLAAISDWNVNFRNLVPCLGAFDLVVGDSSGMQLLRAQDVRRAQYWPMYSYDPALHVPGSGEKAHDLAFLGNLNHRVQRERSRYLHKVASLAGRHRVLVGAGYFGAEYAAVLQASALVFNRSIRGELNLRCYEAPACGAMLLLEDTNVEARTLFTPGVHFAPFGPDDLPDVVAAYLSAPEALAGMTLAGAARARASSYTAHFSGLLGLIRELAALPDRGPRPLAALPRAERLHRYGRLAYHRTGGDRLYQALGLLGRARDEAPA
- a CDS encoding DUF1800 domain-containing protein, coding for MLLDRAAYGPRPGDAARLDPAAWLADQLSPGAEGPDLAARLAPLVTLTMSPGRLLAAYPPRGEAQRMSGAVERPKPEQIVRELAQAKLLRAVHGEWQLREVMVDFWFNHFNVAAQKGPLKWLVTGYERDVIRPRTLGRFRDLLGAVAHSPAMLVYLDNFQSVAEGRKRGLNENYARELLELHTLGVGGGYTQQDVRETARLLTGWGVARLREEPEFAFLARQHDTGAKTVLGERFPAGGGQAEGERLLDLLAAHPATARHVAEKLVRRFVSDDPPAGLVARAAARFGATGGDIRETLRLILESPEFAASAGQKTKTPWEFVVSALRATGARTDAGLPILDALRRMGQPPYLCQPPTGYPDRPELWTTPGGLLARLSFAHALAAGRLPGTTVDLASAGLPAGDDTLAVVAAFDEAWLGGRLGGATRAVLEGAVRERGGGDAALIAGLVLGSPEFQVR